TTATTCCCAGTAGTAGTATTCATTCAGTATTAATGGCATAATTGAAATAGGTAGAGTACAAACATGGAGTAAAAACATGTGTGTTATAGCCATTGTCCTGAATATTCaaacatttcaaacatttgATGGTACACCAGTTAAAAAGTACattaattttcaaagtaatttaaaataagtcCCTGGCGTTACAAGGCTTTATAATTGAATTCTGGGAGTATCAAAGCTGGTTCCAGTGATGTCAGATGTGACCAAGTGTCTTTTCATCTGAATTTCATGGTTGAACTTGTCTGGCACAATCCAGCTACTGTTCACAAATTCATTCCTCTTGATACAGAACTAGATCTATGATTAGAGGATTAGCAGTTGATGCTAAGCAGACCTCAGATGAAGAGATCCATAGCTCACTGctcaaaatgtgctttttttggTAATTGTCCGAGTCTCATCTGCTACGTACACACAAAGCCCTACAAAAAGACTGTTATTACTATCTATGCTTATATTTGGCATAGAAAAACTATTCAGGTGATTTACCACTTACCTTTTATGCACATTTCTTTTACACTAGAATAATACTTctatttttctatgttttatttACAGACAGGTGAACAAATTCATGTCAGTTCGTTGTCCCAGCAAGTTTCTAATGAGAGCAGGCTCTCAATGTCTGAATCTGTTTCAGAGTTCTTTGACGCGCAGGAAGTGCTCTTGTCTGCCAGCTCATCAGAAAATGAGGTAGGCTGTGACAGCGTGCTCTGATTTTGCTCTCGGATAGAATTAGATGTCACTACTACTGGTGAATGTGCTTTTTTATgctatctagaaaaaaaaaggtattagaATGCATAAGGTGTAGATAAATTAACCCCACACTCCCTCGTAGTAGGGTGCAGATGTTCCATCTCCACAGATGGAACATCTCCAGACGTGTAAAACGGAAAGTGCTGTGCGTCAGTAACCTATGTTCAGTATGGGTCCTTGCTAGGTTATGGCAGTTTCAGATAAGGCTAACAGAAACAGGAGCATTTATACCTGACTATGTGATTAGCTAATTTAGTTCTAAAAttacttaataaaaaaattgctCTGATATACACGTAGAGTTGTTCTCTGTAACCGGAGAAGTAGACAGCAGCCTAAAAATTCAGCTCATTCAAGATCAAAATTGAGGAAGGTAGCTACCATTCTGGCCACAGAATCATGTTGCTCTCCATAGTTTTCCTGAGCTTTCCTGAGTTATCTTAAATGGCATTTCAGAATCCCATTAGAGTTACGTACCAGACAAGTGAAGATTgctatattgtttttttttttctgttgttcacactacgtatttttttttcagattcccTCATTGGAGGCTTGGATAATCATTCATGATTAATTATAGCCATTTAAGAGAGCTGTTTACAGAATTGCTGAACTAAATCACTTATCTTTTCCAAATAACATGATTATTGTCTCCAGAACATTTGCTATTACAGTTTGCTTCCACCCTCATTAGGGACATGGATCTATTTACCTTGCTGGCTGATAAAGATCTGTCAAGATTTTATAGCTTTGCACTTTCTCCGGATTTATTTTCCTAACCTTACAAAGTAAAAACAAGCAGTGGTTTGGCATGAAGGATCAACatcctatttttaaattgtcACAGTCCAGTGTGAGTTGTTCGGCAACAAATGGTAgcattttttgttctgaatatCCAGTTTTCTCTTGCAAATTGCTGACTGAACTGGATTCTGAGGATTGTAGACGAATTCAGAAAGCAAGCTCCCCAAAGTAGAGGTTTCCATAGCTGCTGCCTTGAAATGGAAATCAAATACAGTGTTGaattcatttatattaaatgaAGAGTGCTGTTGCCTGTTGTCTGGCAAATAAGGCCTTAGAGTGTCTACTTGAAGCTGACAGCCACAGCTTCAATTTCAACCTCAGTCAGAACTTTACGTCAGAGGAGCCTTTGACTTAACAGCACAAAGAAGGCAGCAATACTGAGAAGATACAAGATGCTTAAGAGTTACATCTAAGGCTGACTGCAGTTGACAGTAAAAGTAtcctttcaaaaataagcaaataaaatgtgaatatcCTCATTCCTGCTAGATTATGGAGAGCCCacatttttatcttctattttttaagctttttttaaacaaaaatacttttccagaaatactgctttcaaaatacTGCACAATACTTACCTACAGAATGTTGTCTTAAGTCCTATACAATTTTCAGGTGATCGTACaaagtttacattttatttacacCCTATAAACACTTCTTACTTTTCCATGCTGACATAGACAAACCAGAATATAGAGGTAACGAtgtatataacatatataacCCGTCAGAATCACTAACATAACTATCCACTCCTTCAGAGGAAGAACTATGGCCTTGGCCATAGTGTTTTCGCACATGAGTTCTCCTGGTCAAAGAGATGATATGTTGACACACTGCTTTTAGAGAAACAGCAGTAGTCTTGTGGTAGACCACAGCACTAGTGaagctttaaaatctttttatttatttttttaccctTAGGATTCTTTATCGGTGCTCTGTTGATGCTCTTAAAATCCCAATTTTGTAGAATAAATAGAAACACTTAAAAGTAATCTTACagaaacatggaagaaaaaaataggcattttaTTATTACAAACAGAGAACATTTAAGCAGATTCTTTAGTAGAGATGAATAATCTaatcaaaacagtatttgtggATACCAGCAATTCTTTTTGGACATCCTCTTTCATATAGATCATTGAAGAGTACACTTCATTTTCCAAAGTGCTGCtctcaacttgcttgtattGTTTCCCTGGCTCTTCAGAAGAACTCAGATTTGCTGAAACATGGgttgcattttaatgttttgctcCATATAAAGAGCCCAAGTCTGCTGAGCATCCTTTCTCATCTTCCATCCCCAGTGTGTTATGCTGTTGTTCTTTCTGTTCATCCCTGATCTCATTTGAAGTTGCACTTTATGTGAATTTAATCTCCGTATTTGGCTTCAATAAGGAATTCAGAAACATATAGGGAGCATAGCATTTATCTTGACATTGTTGATGTGTTGGCAGTATGGGCTGATTGAAACATCCAGTTGATTTAGTTAAAAGCTCTAATAAGCTAGAAATtgtttctttgaatatttattttccaagtaaTTATTTTTGCCTAATTTGTCAGggtatttgtatatatttgagTTAAGtgatatttcttttgtttatgttttaGGCTTCTGATGATGAATCTTACATTAGTGATGTGAGTGATAATATATCTGAGGACAACACCAGTGTTGCAGACAGCATTTCTCGGCAAAGTATAATGCTATGTTTTAAACTTCGGGAAATTACGTTGGTTTTGTTCATGTACCAGTTTTACTGCATGTCTACACAAACCAACTaagctgaaatcagtgaaattgAGTTGCTTGTTCTGGTGGTGAATTTGGTTCCATGAATAagtctctctctgtctgtctctgtctgtctgtctctctgtctctctctctctttttttagtGCTTTCTTACAATaagttttttcccttcacagttCTTAATGGTGAGCTAACAGGAGGTGCATTCAGGAACGGACGACGAACTTGTCtcccagctcccagccctgACACTAGTAACATCAATCTGTggaatattttgagaaataacaTTGGCAAAGATCTTTCCAAAGTGTCCATGCCAGTTGAGCTAAACGAACCTCTGAATACTTTGCAACATCTCTGTGAAGAGCTGGAATACAGTGAACTGTTGGACAAGGCTGCTGAAACTGATGATCCCTATGAACGCATGGTAATAAGCGTAGCATAGCACTTCTTAGGTATATGATAGAAGAGGAGCTGTTGCTTGCAGGTCTGTGCTCTCGCTCTTCCCGTTCACAAGCAGCAGACCCCCTTGCAGGGTTATATCAGTTCTTTGTACAATCACAGATGCTAGGTTTGATCTGGACAAAGCTGAGGGGCTTTTCTTTACCTCAAACCAAGTACTGCAATTATGATTCATTGATGTGAAGACTAATCATGCTCTCTAGGGCTGAGTAGGTAGGCAGGAAAAAGCCATGGTGCAACTGAGAATGTCCTTGCAAACCTGGATTCTAACCCTGTATCTGCTACAGAGATCTTATGCAAAACTGGGCAGGTGATAAAAAGACAAACTTTTAATGGGTAGTCTAAAAGTATAAATTGTATGCCTAAACTGAAGTGTTTGGGACTTACTGATAGAAGTGCTGAATACCCAAAACATCAATGGTAGTTGTGCTTTGCATATTTTACCCACTTCTGCTCTGTTCTCCGAAAAATCAGGACTTTGCTATCATCTGAAGTAAGCATCCAGAAGTAGTGGAcgcttctttttttccactgctccTGATTGTTCTGAGCTCTACTAAATGGAGCTGCAATCTGAATGCAAGTGGCATAACACTCAGTTTATTACTCCCATGGTCTGGTTCAGAGATTGCTAAATTTGGGCTTTACATGTAGATAAAAGGTGACTGAGACAAGGGCAGCACACACAGAAGACCTGACGTAACTTTGCATTAAGAATATACTAAGTGAGAGCTGTTTATGTTCACTACTGAATAGAACGGAGATCTCAGAGGAAAATAGTATGTAATCTTGTCATTAAAAATTGTCATAGATTTATTTGCAAGGAGCAGGGACAACAGGCAACTCTCAATAGAGATGAAACTTTGTATTAGGTTGTTCATGAAAAGCTTGATGGAAATTGGAGCAGCAGTATCTTTCTAAAAttgttattttggaaaaaatgttagAAGAGACTGACAGAAGCCATGAAGAAGTACAAATgacattaacagaaaaaatgcagtgtgTACTAGTTTTGCCTGGGATATTTGGTTTTACTCCAAGACAGGCTTCATTAATGCAAATTTCACTGCTCAATGTATGATAGCACATAATGATGGTGTATATGCAAGAATCTCCAGCTATTTCTTACTTCGTCTTGCATTCTTGTCTCTATTTTAACAGGTTCTCatagctgcttttgcagcatcAGGCTATGCCTCTACATACTTCAGAGCAGGAAGCAAGCCATTTAACCCAGTGCTTGGTGAAACTTATGAGTGCATTAGAGAAGACAAAGGATTTCGATTTTTCTCAGAGCAGGTAAAGCCTGTTCCTAGATAGACACTTCAGTTTAAATTTTGGTTCCTTTGTTCAATAGAGTaaccttaatttttctttgtagttaaaatgctgtgttttcttaATAATAAAGAAAGCTTGTTAGCACGAGTGAACCTCGTTAAATGCTAGAAGGCATGTGTTTTTATAGTAATCGCTTCAGTAGTAAAGACATTTTAAGGACATAATGTAAAAAAGGAAGTTTAAGTTACATTGGTTTTCCTAGTAACATAAACTTATAAATTGCATGGGCTATTTGGTATTTTTAACTTGCAGTAACAGTTGCAATGtcttagaaatgaaaattaactgCTTTTAATTCATCCCAACTGTTTTTCAGGTTAGCCACCATCCTCCCATTTCTGCCTGTCACTGTGAATCGAAGAACTTTGTATTTTGGCAAGGTACAcctttttaattcaaaagcagaaaaactacTTAATTAGCAAGTAAAAACTCTGTCTATCCTACAGATTTAGCTTTGCATTTGGAACTTGCacaaaatttttatatttattattgtaGTTGCATATTGGAAACTGATGAATTGAATTATTTCACTCGACATTTTCATTCTTATGAGAGAGCAGACATGTTACAGTTTTCCTTGTCACTTGTAGgtctgtttatatatattttctgcttaaaagtGTTTTACCAAGTAAATCGTTATTTCTCTTAAACACAAGTAGTTTGGGGTGGgggttcttttctgttttgttttttttttcacagttcaaCAGGAGCTGTTTCTTGCCTTGACTGTAGTGGCATATGCATTTAATTTATACTGAACATTTTCATGCAAGATTTGACAATAATGTAGCATGGAGCAACTtctatgagaaaataaaaatttatttagtttttctgACCTAATGCCAATTtccattatatatatatatatatatatatatatattttcataaggaaaattatgttttcctgTTCTGAGCTGGGTGGTCTATCATAGATCATCTCATGTGCTACAGTTCATTGCAAGTGAAAGATTTTGGTCTTTTCAATTTTGTAAGTCTTTCACTACTGTATTCAGATATcagatggaaaaacaaattctggGGAAAATCAATGGAAATTCTGCCGGTTGGAACATTGAATGCAACTCTTCCGAAGTAAGCTACTatctcatttccttttgtttagtTTATGGTCTTTGCTGTAATCTAATAGTACGCCCTGCCTTGTGATTGGATTGGGTGAAGTGAATACAGATATCACGTGAAGAGTACTGGTGAGGCTGTTAGTGCCTAGCTCGCATCTCTCCTGACAGTACAGGCTGGGTTACTGAGGCATTGCTGGAGCCTGAAGATCTGTCTGGGTGCTTGGAGTGGAAATGTATGGACTCTCTGGAAACTGGAAGACCGAGGGGAAGAGAAATGTTTGAGGGGGAGAACACCATTTCTGTATACTATAATAATCAACTGCTTAGAAGAACATGGTGGAGTACAGAAGTGTCCCCAGCTAGTACTGCCCTTACTAGGGCTCTGAGTATTGCTAATGGTGACTCAGAAGAACCAGTAGTAACAATGCAAGGGCATTTTCCAGAATGTTGTACATTCTACACAAGCCAAAACATTTCCTTCAGATATTGCCAGAGTAGTGAGAGGAAGGAGTTTCACCACAGATAAAACATGGTGTAAATTCAGAGAGGGTATTTAAATGTATATGCTGCTTTTGCACTATTATATCTgcagaaatactgtaaatggCAGCCaaattttcttcctgcctttgaCAGTACAGCATCCTCAGGGACTTCATCTCTTCATCCATCTCATAAAATTGCAGTCAGAAGCAgctttgccttctgtttccATGTTTGCTGCACAGTTCTACAGCAGAGCGAGCACAGTGTGATTCCCTCGCTCTGTTCCATTGCCTGACAGTGGAGATGCTCTGACTCTGGGTCATtgatacagagaaaaaagaatggtGTCTCagtgagctctgccttcctgctTCCCTTCCGTTCTGTCCTTTCCATATGGAGGTAGTTCTGCTTGCGTTGTCTGCCGATAGCCTCAATCCAGCCTGTGCTTTTAGGGTATGTTGATCTGTGTGTCTGTTCAGTCACACTGAAATTGTGGCCGGAGCAGTTAATGCTCTGAGGACAATGAATATTCCCCACAGGGCTTCAGTGCTTCCCAGCGTTTTGCTTTTGTGGCTTATAGCAGCATTCCTTAGCTTTCTGCAATGGAGTGAGTTTCCCTGTAGAGGACTAGTGATGTGCCCAGAAGCTAAGcctttaataaaataagctgTTGTTTCAAGGTTTTTGAGGAATATGATTTGCATATATGCTAAAGGAGCTATATTTTACTCTTACTTACATTGCCAATTACTTGTTGATCTGTTCTTAGGTATGGAGATTACTATGTCTGGAACAAAGTCACTACCTGCATACATAACATCCTTAGTGGAAGGAGGTGGATAGAGCATTATGGAGAAATAACCAtcagaaacacaaaaagcagTGTTTGTATTTGTAAGCTCACATTTGTCAAGGTAACTTATGAATTCTAATACTTGTAATATACTCACAAAAGTGCACAATTTTACTTTTAGCTGTTCCTTCAGTATTCCTGAAATTCACATTCCTTATTTTGTCTTACCAACACTGTTTTTGAGAAACAACAAATCCCTACGAAAATCATCAATTGAGAGTGCTGCTGTAAGTAGCGTGTCTATTCCATTGAACCAgtctattttatattaatttgttacatttctgtgtagttttgtgctttatttttgttattttaggttaaaaataaaataatcaacaTTTCTTCTTTGATATCACAGTGAGAATAAGTCACTGTATGGACTTCTGTGCATTTCATTTCAACCTGCATTAAAATTTGGCCCTGAATTTTTTATCACTTTAGATTCGataatgctgcttttcttcattattttaatatgcagACAAGGACCGTATATAAGAACAAATTACTGTATAACTCTGTTAGTACTGattattttcccccaaaaacctttttttttcattttgcaacaAAATATATCAGTACCATTGTAATGTTAGCAGTGGTGCATTGCTGCATATCTGAAAGTCATGAGTTGATGGATGTTCTGAAAGTGGGCAACCAGTTCAGTAGCTGAAGGTATAAGAAATACATGTCTAAGAAAAGCACAatagagaagagaaatggaaaacaaatactaaGTAAAACTGGCTGAAAGTCTTAAGTCTTACCATCAAAGAACTCCCTTACGTGTAGAGGTGTAGTCAGTATTTTCTCATATAGGAAGAAGAGATTTAGCTGGCTCTGATTCTGCAACATTCAAAGTGTTGCTTTTACTGCTGAACTGTGTGGGATTTGGTGAAGGAACAATATGGTTCTTATATATGCTGGTAATTTTTTGGGTTTAAATTCCTTTATATCAAAACCACATATCGAATCATTCAATATTTCTCAGATGCTAAAGCAATTAATATTTGGatcatttgaattttgaattctAATACTCTTGATTCCAGATGAGCCATTTTGATACAAAATTTGGAAGCTTCGGTTAGTGACACAAACTAACATATGCGCAGTGTGTGTATGACACAGTGAGGTGGTATAATGCACAGTATGAAGCAGTGAACTAGTAATTCTTTACTTTGTTAAATTGCAGGTAAACTACTGGAATTCAAATGTAAATGAGGTCCAGGGTGTTGTGATAGATCAAGAAGGGAAAGTGGTACATCGCCTTTTTGGAAAGTGGCATGAAGGCCTTTATTGTGGGGTTGCGCCTTCAGCCAAATGTATATGGAGGCCAGGTAAGAAGCTTGTAGTAAGTGCTAAACTATGGCAGCCGCTTTAGTGTAACTGTAAACTATGTAAAGCTGTATtagctgtcattttaaatacacaaaatactACTGAGGAGGTACCTGGCTAGACAAATAAACAAGAATTTACACTGAGTTTACGATGATGGTAAATAGAAGCATTCCTGCAAGGCATAGTCTTCTACATCTCAGTCTGACTCCTGATCAAATGTACTGGGGGCTTGGGGacattataaaaacaaaattaagaaaatagttGGATGTCCATGCCTGACTTTTCTTTTCACGAAGGGTAACTCAATTGTGTTCAACAGAAAGGAGGTGCTAGTTGACTGAGTTTGTTGTTTTAATACTTCATTAACCCAATGGATTGGTCTTCAGAGATGATGAACCTCTGGTGACTTCAGGAGCTGAAGTCAGCTTCCTTATAGCTAACTCAGAGACTTTAGGTTTGAATTACTGTTGGTTTGTATCTGCAGTCTCTTGGATACATGCACAGTGATTATCCAGGAATTGCCGTTTTGCACCCATTCTGCTCTGATTGAAACTAGGGCTAAAGGTTCAGGATAGTGCTGAATAAGTCTGTGAGCGAGCATACATTCCAAAATTAGCATTAAAGATCAGCTAAGGTTAGCTTTTATACAGACATTTTATAAGTGCGCTTTtctgggaagaagaaagtatgTTTAACTCAAAAATcttgaaaacagtaatttttatttaaaaaggaagatcATAAAAGTTTTAAATCTATTAATATGTAATTACAACCTCTGCAGAGAAGTAGTGGAAATTAATCTTTAGTGAAAGTTGTTCCACCTAGAGAATAGctttttgatgctttttaatTGTACatgaaaagagtaaaatataCTAATGCATTTTGCTGTTATAATTTAATAAGTATATGAGGCTTTGTTGCATATTTAGAGTAAtagtttaaaaagcatttttctttctcatgcatATTCATACAGGCTCCATGCCAACCAATTATGAACGTTATTATGGCTTCACAAGGTTTGCTATTGAGCTCAATGAATTAGATCCAGTACTGAAAGATCTTCTTCCTACAACAGATGCACGATTCAGGCCAGATCAAAGGCAAGAATGCTCATTTATACTTTTAATATCTGGTGATTTTAAGGCTTAATTTGGCTGAGTATTGAACTTTTTTGAAGTCTTCACTACAGGCTGAACTAGATTTTGGATCAGAAGATTATGCTGGAAGAGAAGGTATTCAGTGCTGTAgtcaaatttctgttttatccggttgaaaaaaatgagcataGAAAGCACACTGTTGGTATAGTAGAGCTACATACAGAGTAGGAAATCTTTTAGAGGAGATAGGATTCCTAATAACAAACATGCTCTGAATGGAAGCAGTGTTAATTCCCTCTTTATACTCATTCATAAAACCATTGGGGGTGTGTTGAAGAAGCTAAAGGAAGTGCTGCAGGCTGTGGGTTAGGTACATGTAACTGGGCAGGCAAAAATCCTGTGACTggtttcttattttgaaaaggtAGGATCAGATCTTAAAGTAGGTACAACACAAACAAGCATGGTTCTGCTTGTCTTTTGTGAGGAACTGATGCTAGAAAATCAGTTGTTCTAGGCACTGTATAATCACTATAGGATGTGCTGTTATTCATACAGGCttctggaagaaggaaatgtagaagcagcagcaatagAGAAACAAAGAATAGAGGAGCTCCAGAGAAGTCGGAGGCGGTAcatggaagaaaacagcattgaATATGTACCCAAATTTTTTAAGTGAGTCTTCATTTCAGTAATAAGcctctgtttgttttctctagAGCATCTGGACAAAGTACTGCATGAATTACCACCAGCCTAGTCTATTCAGACATGAAAGACAATTttataagtgtgtgtgtgtgtgtgtgtgtatacgtatatatttttaatacctaATCATCACAGATAGGATGATAGTCAGTAGCCTCATGTTTAGCATGGgaaaccaaaactgaaaaatgaaaacgtTCAAGTGCTTGATGCAGTTTTTTGGTGGAAGATAAGCAAAGTGCAGAGAAGACAAACAGTATAAATGGTATAACATTTGTATTCTGCAAGCTGGATCTCTTGGGCAATCCTCTGAATAGAAGAACCAGAATCTGTTAAGGCCAAAATGGCTTCATCTGGCATTAGGACCTGCTTACACAGATCAGACTGCAGGTTTGCAAGTTTGGCTACTTTCTAGATCTTTCACTTTTGATGAAAGCAGAgattgatatttatttttaaactcctGATTGTTCTTGGGGTCCTTTTAAATAGGAAATCAGATTCTGTGTTGAGCTTAGATCAGAGACAAGAAATTTGATTTCACGCTGTAAAAGTGCAGAGATGTAAGGTCAGAACTTCTTTCTACCTCTTGCACTCACATgctcgctctctctcttttattttttttggttcttttttgtttctgtgtgttttggggttttgtttgtttgggattttttttgtttgttttttcctgcaggaaagTTGTAGATGCTAATCAAAGAGAAGCCTGGGTTACCAATGACACCTACTGGGAACTGCGGAAGGATCCTGGCTTTAGTAAAGTAGAAATCCCCATACTCTGGTAAACTGAGAATGTAGATCTAGTAAACATATCactctctgaagaaaaaaataactatgcACAATATGTTTCTTATAGCTAAGCGTGGTTTGTGGGTCTACAGAAAATCtatcatttgcatttatattcATCTTTATAAAGGACTTTTGAAAGTGCATTAGACCAGGCCCCTGACCACTTCCGgatctttttaattttgcagcagccatgttaaaaaaaaaaaaaaaaaaaaaaaaaaaaaaaaaggaaaagagaaaagaaagaaaaagaaataaataaaaaccttttaaaGTTTCATATGCTGAAAATTCTGAACAAAAGAAGCGGAAGAATTATCCAAAGTCACTTGGAAGAGGTGGTAAACACAAAACTGCAACTGGTGCTTTAAACAGACATTAAGAgtaatgtaatttaaatttaaaaaaaaaggaagaaaaaacagaaaaatccattttgtttcaactatttttgttaaaaactCTTGGGTTATAACACTGTCATTTCTGGCTTCAGGTTAGTCCTTTGGTGTGATGTGCTTGGACTGACCTGTGACAAAAAGACGTAAGACATGCTTTTCTGGAAGCTGTTCCCATTCATATGCCATTGTTCATGCCTTAAATGAAGTATGAAGTATAgtaagtcattttaaaatgtgtatgcTTAGGACTGTGTGGAGGGCAGATTTTTAAAGCACTAGGATATTACTGTATTAATATTGGAGAACctgtatttaaaatcaaaagacaGACGAATaactgtatttcagagaaaggagaCCTACTGTACATGCTTTAGCTTTGGGAAGCTGACTGTATAATCAGACTGAAAAGAAACTACTGACTGGTTAAATTTGAGACAGTTTTGATAAATGCATTTGAATTGCTGGTCAGAAAGTTCATATTCTAAATGACTGAGGCTGGGATGTGATAATCATTTATACACTGATCTGACATAGCTTCACAACATATCTCATTTCCCCCTGTTTATACAATTAGAATTCCCTGAAGCTTTGCAACAGTgttaaaagcacagaaacatttcATAGGAAAGTCTCTGCCTTCTCTCCAGAAGCTGGATAGTACTGTGAACACAACTAATATTTTCTGCTACATAGACCATATACTTTACtggctctgttttctcctcatctaCTTTTCTTACCTAAATATTGTGTGAGagtagggcagatgctcccaTGCTTTGTAGCTAACAACTTCTTGTGTTGCCAAAATAGCTTTTatgcaaaattatattttacatttttttcataaagtgGTCCTATATTTTTTGATTCAGAACCAAGCCTCTTATGTGTTGTTATGCCTCATTTAATATATATAAGGGAGGAGGTCTGGCACTTTCTATCTGATAATTTCTGAAGCACTAAATAGTAGGAGGGcagattttataaaagaaaaaaaaggtagttttattagggaaaaaatgtatttcacacAGTATGATCCAGTTGTCCATTTATGCATATATTATACATTCAAGCACTGAGGACAGGCTagatttcatatatatttactgTCTTTCACATATATAGCATACATAGTGCACttaattttttctatttaagatATATTCTAGTACTAAGActagataaaataaaacaaaattaaaattcagatagGTATCTGATCCTGCCAGGAGAGCTGCTTGAACAGTTCTCAGTAGAGTACCACACATACACAGCTCTTTGCATGCCTGTTCTTTTTGCAGTCAGGTCCTTACAGAACTAAGGTTACTGTGATTATTTGGTATGCATTTAGTTCTTCCGTTGCTTGTATAGGAGAGCAACTAGTTACTAAtgaattccattttcttcccatagttataagaaaaaatatgaaagcctAAAGAAAATATTGGATAAAACTTATGAGAATTTTGAATACTAAACATTGCTTATGAATACTTGGTGTAAAAACTGTGTGCAGATTAACAGGATTTGTTCCAGAGAAAACCTTGAAgtattcaaacaaaaaatctcGTTCTCTTTGCTGATAGAACCAGATCGGAATTCTTTCAGAGTTTTTCAGTGGttattataaaaaaatgaaaatacatcaATTTTGGTTTTTTAACTGTATTAGGTTAACTTCTTCCTACTTGCTCTAATAGCATTACAC
This DNA window, taken from Rhea pennata isolate bPtePen1 chromosome 6, bPtePen1.pri, whole genome shotgun sequence, encodes the following:
- the OSBPL6 gene encoding oxysterol-binding protein-related protein 6 isoform X4, giving the protein MSSEEKSISPAHKTSTPSHRSTSSSSSSQRDRRQSIHILERKASSGSTDLSLSKQFLETDPISLSKEPDSWEIIEGLKIGQTNVQKPDKHEGFMLKKRKWPLKGWHKRFFVLDNGMLKYSKSPIDIQKGKVHGSIDVGLSVMSIKKKARRIDLDTEEHIYHLKVKSQDSFDAWVSKLRHHRLYRQNEIVRSPRDASFHIFPSASTTESSPAANVLDGKVQQNSFPWQSPIPCSNSLPATCTTGQSKVAAWLQDSEEMDRCAEDLAHCQSNLMELSKLLQNLEILQRTQSAPNFTDMQVPFSATMSPVRLHSSNPNLCADIEFQTPPSHVTDPLECSTEYIKLQEEFCLMAQKVHSLLKSAFNSIAIEKEKLKQIVSEQDLTGHNAQIAHLRQSLSQALNQNAELRSRLNRIHSESVICDQVVSVNIIPSPDETGEQIHVSSLSQQVSNESRLSMSESVSEFFDAQEVLLSASSSENEASDDESYISDVSDNISEDNTSVADSISRQILNGELTGGAFRNGRRTCLPAPSPDTSNINLWNILRNNIGKDLSKVSMPVELNEPLNTLQHLCEELEYSELLDKAAETDDPYERMVLIAAFAASGYASTYFRAGSKPFNPVLGETYECIREDKGFRFFSEQVSHHPPISACHCESKNFVFWQDIRWKNKFWGKSMEILPVGTLNATLPKYGDYYVWNKVTTCIHNILSGRRWIEHYGEITIRNTKSSVCICKLTFVKVNYWNSNVNEVQGVVIDQEGKVVHRLFGKWHEGLYCGVAPSAKCIWRPGSMPTNYERYYGFTRFAIELNELDPVLKDLLPTTDARFRPDQRLLEEGNVEAAAIEKQRIEELQRSRRRYMEENSIEYVPKFFKKVVDANQREAWVTNDTYWELRKDPGFSKVEIPILW